A genomic window from Peromyscus maniculatus bairdii isolate BWxNUB_F1_BW_parent chromosome 1, HU_Pman_BW_mat_3.1, whole genome shotgun sequence includes:
- the Tpbgl gene encoding trophoblast glycoprotein-like, producing the protein MAPRAGQRGLWSPLPGLLLVAAALSRPAAPCPFQCYCFGSPRLLLRCASGAELRQPPRDVPPDARNLTIVGANLTVLRAAAFAGGDEEETDGVRLPFLTALRLTHNNIEVVEDGAFDGLPSLAALDLSHNPLRALGARAFRGLPALRSLQLNHALARGGPAMLDALDAALAPLAELRLLGLAGNALSRLPPAALRLPRLEQLDARGNALAGLGPDELRALERDGDLPRPRLLLADNPLSCGCTSRPLLAWLHNATERVPDARRLRCASPRALLDKPLMDLDEARLGCTDGDANERGEEVDVAGPELEASYVFFGLVLALIGLIFLMVLYLNRRGIQRWMRNLREACRDQMEGYHYRYEQDADPRRAPAPAAPAGSRATSPGSGL; encoded by the coding sequence ATGGCCCCGCGCGCGGGACAGCGGGGGCTCTGGAGCCCGCTGCCAGGGCTGCTGCTCGTGGCGGCGGCGCTGAGCCGGCCCGCCGCGCCCTGTCCCTTCCAGTGCTACTGCTTCGGCAGCCCCCGGCTGCTGTTGCGCTGCGCGTCGGGCGCGGAGCTCCGGCAGCCGCCGCGGGACGTGCCGCCCGACGCGCGCAACCTCACCATCGTGGGCGCCAACCTGACCGTGCTGCGCGCGGCCGCCTTCGCGGGAGGGGACGAGGAAGAGACGGACGGCGTGCGCCTGCCGTTCCTCACCGCGCTGCGCCTCACGCACAACAACATCGAGGTGGTGGAGGACGGCGCCTTCGACGGGCTGCCCAGTCTGGCGGCGCTCGACCTGAGCCATAACCCGCTTCGCGCCCTGGGCGCCCGTGCCTTCCGCGGGCTGCCTGCTCTGCGCTCGCTGCAGCTCAATCACGCTCTGGCACGGGGCGGCCCCGCGATGCTGGATGCACTGGACGCCGCGCTGGCCCCGCTGGCCGAGCTGCGCCTGCTGGGCTTGGCGGGCAACGCGCTGAGTCGCCTGCCGCCTGCCGCGCTGCGCCTGCCTCGCCTGGAGCAATTGGACGCGCGTGGCAATGCGCTGGCCGGCCTGGGCCCCGACGAGCTGCGCGCGCTCGAGCGCGATGGCGACCTGCCCCGGCCGCGCCTGCTGCTGGCCGACAACCCGCTGAGCTGCGGGTGCACCTCGCGCCCCCTGCTGGCCTGGCTACACAATGCCACCGAGCGCGTGCCCGACGCGCGCCGCCTGCGCTGCGCCTCCCCGCGCGCGCTGCTGGATAAGCCTCTGATGGACCTGGATGAGGCGCGACTGGGCTGCACCGACGGCGATGCTAACGAGCGCGGGGAAGAGGTGGACGTCGCCGGCCCGGAGCTAGAAGCCTCTTACGTCTTCTTCGGGCTGGTGCTGGCGCTCATCGGCCTCATCTTCCTCATGGTGCTCTACCTAAACCGCCGTGGCATCCAGCGCTGGATGCGCAACTTGCGCGAGGCCTGCAGGGACCAGATGGAGGGCTACCACTATCGCTATGAGCAGGATGCAGACCCGCGCCGCGCGCCCGCTCCGGCTGCCCCCGCTGGCTCCCGGGCCACTTCCCCGGGCTCGGGTCTTTGA